From a single Streptomyces liliifuscus genomic region:
- a CDS encoding serine hydrolase domain-containing protein, with amino-acid sequence MSRQRSPRGLPVVLAVAVVALGTLTAATAAPAGPPDHAPPRLHPNPQATHANTQSTHANTQAVLNEIVAQGTPGVIAQVRDARGVWDGRAGVGDLVSERPRSTAEKFRVASVTKTFTATVLLGLEAEGRISLDDSVAEWLPGVVRGKGYRPGNITVRHLLNHTSGIFDYNMDEGFRALYAGDEFDRNRHIRWSPEELVDIALAHPPNFQPEQGSRPGRPGRWDYSDTNYVLAGMVVEKATGGTYAQAVERLVVRPLGLRGTSVPGTSPRLPAPHARHYSTLFEDGPEAKVRDVTEFSPTVAFSAGQIVSTVEDVNTFLSELLAGELLPPAQQRQLLDAVHVDGDKGHGGPQDRYGLGIRHFELKEGCWAWGHGGMIPGSATRTLASADGRRVMTMNRNGDWGEQRLEDAAVETEFCER; translated from the coding sequence ATGAGCCGTCAACGGTCCCCTCGTGGACTCCCCGTCGTCCTTGCCGTCGCAGTCGTCGCCCTGGGAACGCTCACCGCCGCCACCGCCGCACCGGCCGGTCCACCCGACCACGCTCCGCCCCGATTACACCCGAACCCCCAGGCCACGCACGCGAACACCCAGTCCACGCACGCGAACACCCAGGCCGTACTCAACGAGATCGTCGCGCAGGGCACCCCCGGTGTCATCGCCCAGGTACGGGACGCGCGCGGTGTGTGGGACGGCCGGGCCGGTGTCGGTGACCTGGTCTCCGAGCGGCCGAGGAGCACCGCCGAGAAGTTCCGCGTCGCCAGCGTGACCAAGACCTTCACCGCCACGGTGCTGCTCGGGCTCGAAGCCGAGGGCAGGATCTCGCTGGACGACAGCGTGGCCGAATGGCTGCCCGGGGTGGTGCGCGGCAAGGGCTACCGGCCCGGGAACATCACCGTGCGCCACCTGCTCAACCACACGAGCGGCATCTTCGACTACAACATGGACGAGGGCTTCCGCGCCCTGTACGCGGGGGACGAGTTCGACCGGAACCGCCACATCAGGTGGTCCCCGGAGGAGCTGGTGGACATCGCGCTCGCCCACCCGCCCAACTTCCAGCCGGAGCAGGGCAGCAGGCCCGGCAGGCCGGGCAGGTGGGACTACTCCGACACCAACTACGTACTCGCCGGCATGGTCGTCGAGAAGGCCACCGGCGGCACGTACGCGCAGGCGGTCGAGCGTCTTGTCGTCCGGCCGCTCGGCCTGCGCGGCACGAGTGTGCCGGGCACCTCGCCCCGACTGCCCGCACCGCACGCGAGGCACTACTCCACGCTGTTCGAGGACGGACCGGAGGCGAAGGTGCGTGACGTCACCGAGTTCAGCCCCACCGTCGCGTTCTCCGCCGGGCAGATCGTCTCGACCGTCGAAGACGTGAACACCTTCCTGTCCGAGCTGCTGGCCGGTGAGCTGCTGCCGCCCGCCCAGCAGCGGCAGTTGCTCGACGCGGTCCACGTCGACGGGGACAAGGGACACGGCGGCCCGCAGGACCGCTACGGCCTCGGCATACGGCACTTCGAGCTCAAGGAGGGCTGCTGGGCATGGGGCCACGGCGGCATGATCCCCGGCTCGGCGACCCGGACGCTCGCCTCGGCCGACGGCCGGCGCGTCATGACCATGAACCGCAACGGCGACTGGGGCGAGCAGCGGCTGGAGGACGCGGCCGTCGAGACCGAGTTCTGCGAGCGCTGA
- a CDS encoding ThuA domain-containing protein, translating into MAAQRPEPRVLVHTRTTDYRHESIPDGIAAVRSLGAAHGFTVHATEAPDFFDAPVGPYAAVVFLSTSGDILTAAGRKHLAAYVEAGGGFVGVHAAACTEYGWPYYGELLGARFARHPDHQPGKALVEDRDHPATRHLPGVWELTDEWYDFRTNPRDAVRVLVSADEFSYEGGGMGEDHPLAWCREQGAGRVFYTALGHASEAYEDPDFRQHLLGGIGWAGRIRAQ; encoded by the coding sequence ATGGCAGCCCAGCGCCCGGAACCCCGTGTCCTCGTCCACACCCGCACCACGGACTACCGCCACGAGTCGATACCCGACGGCATAGCGGCCGTACGGTCGCTCGGGGCCGCGCACGGCTTCACCGTCCACGCGACCGAGGCCCCCGACTTCTTCGACGCCCCCGTCGGCCCGTACGCGGCCGTCGTCTTCCTCTCCACCAGCGGCGACATCCTGACAGCGGCGGGCCGGAAGCACCTCGCCGCGTACGTCGAGGCGGGCGGCGGCTTCGTCGGCGTGCACGCGGCGGCCTGTACGGAGTACGGCTGGCCCTACTACGGCGAGTTGCTCGGGGCCAGGTTCGCGCGGCACCCCGACCACCAGCCGGGCAAGGCGCTGGTCGAGGACCGGGATCACCCCGCCACCCGGCATCTGCCCGGCGTCTGGGAGCTCACCGACGAGTGGTACGACTTCCGCACGAACCCGCGCGACGCGGTGCGTGTGCTCGTCTCCGCCGACGAGTTCTCGTACGAGGGAGGCGGCATGGGGGAGGACCATCCGCTCGCGTGGTGCCGGGAACAGGGCGCGGGCCGGGTCTTCTACACCGCTCTCGGCCATGCCTCGGAGGCGTACGAGGACCCGGACTTCCGGCAGCACCTGCTCGGCGGTATCGGCTGGGCGGGGCGAATCCGCGCCCAGTGA
- a CDS encoding carboxylesterase/lipase family protein yields MAEGPVVGTPYGAVRGRYENGLAVFRGIPYAAPPFGPRRFRPPVPPEPWDGVRDAGAFGPTPPKPPYSEAFAKLLSDPVVPGDDILNLNVWTPEPGPGARLPVMVWIHGGALTRGSSAVPVYDGRAFARDGLVFVSLNYRLGVEGYGLFPDAPANPGLRDQLAALEWVRDAIAEFGGDPDRVTVFGESAGAISIGALLASPRAKGLFRRAALQSGPPEVTERDKVRRLVRRMATRLKIPATAEAFAAVDRAALAEAQAEVGRRASPVLGGPAFGIVVDGDLVPRDPLEALLDGDAARDVDLLLGWTSEEYRLWLAPTGLLERIDRLGPVALAGAMARCRCGPEVPRGYRLVHPDASTADLVGQLVTDHLLRVPLHRLADAHPAPSYVYEFAWPSNVPGLGACHALELGFVFDTADVPESAKLAGPGAPQTLADEMHSAWVRFAVEGDPGWPVWDATHPVRVFGAGEPAIVHGPRDRELALWEAEFAASEAAADAADQGTRKAQKTPKPGAVPLSVVRRLRRPGGARRG; encoded by the coding sequence ATGGCCGAGGGTCCCGTGGTCGGTACCCCCTACGGTGCCGTCCGAGGCCGTTACGAGAACGGCCTCGCCGTGTTCCGAGGCATCCCCTACGCCGCCCCGCCCTTCGGCCCCCGCCGCTTCCGGCCGCCCGTCCCGCCCGAGCCGTGGGACGGCGTGCGCGACGCGGGCGCGTTCGGGCCGACACCGCCCAAGCCGCCGTACTCCGAGGCCTTCGCCAAGCTGCTCTCCGACCCGGTCGTGCCGGGCGACGACATCCTCAACCTGAACGTGTGGACACCCGAGCCGGGCCCTGGCGCACGCCTGCCCGTCATGGTGTGGATCCACGGCGGGGCGCTGACCCGCGGCTCATCCGCCGTACCCGTGTACGACGGCCGGGCCTTCGCCCGCGACGGGCTGGTGTTCGTCTCCCTCAACTACCGCCTGGGCGTGGAGGGTTACGGTCTCTTCCCGGACGCCCCCGCCAACCCGGGCCTGCGCGACCAGCTCGCCGCGCTGGAGTGGGTGCGGGACGCGATCGCGGAGTTCGGCGGCGATCCGGACCGGGTGACCGTCTTCGGCGAGTCCGCCGGCGCGATCAGCATCGGGGCGCTGCTGGCGAGCCCGCGCGCCAAGGGACTGTTCCGGCGGGCCGCACTGCAGAGCGGGCCGCCCGAGGTGACGGAACGGGACAAGGTGCGGCGCCTGGTCCGGCGTATGGCCACCCGGCTGAAGATCCCCGCGACCGCCGAGGCGTTCGCCGCCGTCGACCGGGCCGCCCTGGCCGAGGCACAGGCCGAGGTCGGCCGCCGCGCCAGCCCGGTCCTCGGCGGCCCCGCGTTCGGCATCGTCGTCGACGGCGACCTCGTGCCGCGCGACCCGCTGGAGGCGCTGCTCGACGGCGACGCGGCCCGGGACGTGGACCTGCTGCTGGGCTGGACCAGCGAGGAGTACCGGCTGTGGCTCGCGCCCACCGGCCTCCTGGAACGCATCGACCGGCTTGGCCCGGTCGCCCTGGCCGGCGCGATGGCCCGCTGCCGCTGCGGCCCCGAGGTCCCGCGCGGCTACCGGCTGGTCCATCCCGACGCGAGCACCGCCGACCTGGTCGGCCAGCTGGTCACCGACCATCTGCTCCGCGTACCGCTGCACCGCCTGGCGGACGCCCACCCTGCACCCTCGTACGTCTACGAGTTCGCCTGGCCCTCCAACGTCCCCGGCCTCGGCGCCTGCCACGCCCTGGAGCTCGGCTTCGTCTTCGACACCGCCGACGTGCCCGAGTCCGCGAAGCTCGCCGGGCCAGGGGCCCCGCAGACTCTCGCCGACGAGATGCACTCGGCGTGGGTGCGGTTCGCCGTCGAGGGGGATCCGGGGTGGCCGGTGTGGGACGCCACGCATCCGGTACGGGTCTTCGGCGCGGGCGAACCCGCGATCGTGCACGGACCTCGGGATCGCGAACTCGCCCTGTGGGAAGCGGAGTTCGCCGCCTCGGAGGCCGCGGCCGACGCCGCCGACCAGGGGACGCGGAAGGCTCAGAAGACGCCGAAGCCGGGTGCGGTGCCGTTGTCGGTCGTGCGGCGCCTTCGGAGGCCGGGAGGTGCGCGGCGGGGGTGA
- a CDS encoding LacI family DNA-binding transcriptional regulator — protein sequence MVRTGSVAGPTLAVVAREAGVSVPTASKVVNGREDVAPETRRRVTEALDRLGYVRRPRFDAVKSPGLVDLVVHSLENSWSGSILHGVEEAAHDAGLEVVVSAGLTRTRGGRPERGWLDKLSTRGSSGVLFNLSELTASQYAWLDQHRIPFVLIDPVLEPPPGVVSVGAANWHGGVTATEHLLSLGHERIAVIAGYRRKMCSTARVAGYRSALAAAGLRHRPEYLRYGNFDESAAHRRMLELLDLPEPPTAVFVCSDRMALGAYRALAERGLSVPDDVSVVGFDDLPEAHWASPALTTVRQPLAEMAATAMRLLVRMMAGEQPEGTRTELSTRLVVRASTAPCRPAQPSRGVERVGRIERVGRIE from the coding sequence ATGGTGCGTACCGGAAGCGTGGCCGGGCCGACCCTCGCGGTCGTCGCACGCGAGGCGGGCGTGTCCGTGCCGACGGCCTCCAAGGTCGTCAACGGCCGTGAGGACGTGGCGCCGGAGACCCGCCGCCGGGTGACGGAGGCGCTCGACCGGCTCGGCTACGTCCGCAGACCCCGGTTCGACGCGGTGAAGTCGCCCGGCCTGGTCGACCTCGTCGTCCACTCGCTGGAGAACTCCTGGTCGGGTTCGATCCTGCACGGCGTGGAGGAGGCCGCGCACGACGCCGGCCTGGAGGTGGTGGTCTCGGCGGGCCTGACCCGGACCCGGGGCGGCCGGCCCGAGCGCGGCTGGCTGGACAAACTGTCCACGCGCGGCTCCTCCGGAGTGCTGTTCAACCTCTCCGAGCTGACCGCGTCCCAGTACGCCTGGCTGGACCAGCACCGCATCCCGTTCGTGCTGATCGACCCGGTGCTGGAACCGCCGCCCGGGGTCGTCTCGGTGGGCGCGGCCAACTGGCACGGCGGGGTGACCGCCACCGAGCACCTGCTCTCCCTCGGCCACGAACGCATCGCCGTCATCGCCGGCTACCGCCGCAAGATGTGCAGCACCGCGCGGGTCGCCGGTTACCGCTCGGCCCTCGCGGCGGCCGGACTGCGCCACCGCCCGGAGTACCTGCGCTACGGCAACTTCGACGAGAGCGCCGCGCACCGGCGGATGCTGGAACTCCTCGATCTGCCGGAACCGCCCACGGCCGTCTTCGTCTGCTCGGACCGTATGGCCCTCGGCGCCTACCGGGCGCTCGCCGAGCGGGGGCTCTCCGTCCCGGACGACGTCAGCGTGGTGGGCTTCGACGATCTGCCCGAGGCCCACTGGGCCTCGCCGGCCCTGACGACCGTGCGCCAGCCGCTCGCCGAGATGGCCGCGACGGCGATGCGCCTGCTGGTGCGGATGATGGCGGGCGAACAGCCGGAGGGGACACGTACGGAGTTGTCCACGCGGCTGGTGGTACGGGCGAGCACGGCACCCTGCCGACCCGCCCAGCCCTCACGCGGAGTCGAGCGAGTCGGGCGAATCGAACGAGTTGGGCGAATCGAGTGA
- the mmuM gene encoding homocysteine S-methyltransferase, producing MTRDTSPASSPAAPRTLPEALAVGTVVLDGGMSNQLASAGHDLSDELWSARLLAERPEAITEAHLAYFEAGANVAITSSYQATFEGFARRGISREPAAELLGLSVGLAREAARQARAKGVRAPLWVAASVGPYGAMLADGSEYRGRYGLSVAELERFHRPRLEVLAEAGPDVLALETVPDADEARALLRAVRGLGVPAWLSYSVAGGRTRAGQPLEEAFALAADADEVIAVGVNCCAPDDVGAAVEAAARVTGKPVVVYPNSGETWDAGARAWTGRSTFTPEQVGGWERAGARLIGGCCRVGPTAITAIAEALAPLASLDAPGSLDSPNSFDSPDSLDSA from the coding sequence ATGACCCGCGACACCAGCCCCGCCTCCTCACCCGCCGCCCCGCGCACCCTCCCCGAGGCGCTCGCCGTCGGCACCGTCGTCCTCGACGGCGGCATGTCCAACCAGCTCGCATCGGCCGGGCACGACCTGAGTGACGAGCTGTGGTCTGCGCGGCTGCTCGCCGAGCGGCCCGAGGCGATCACCGAGGCACATCTGGCGTACTTCGAGGCGGGCGCCAACGTGGCGATCACCTCCAGCTACCAGGCGACCTTCGAGGGCTTCGCACGGCGCGGCATCTCCCGCGAGCCCGCGGCCGAACTGCTCGGACTCAGTGTCGGACTCGCCCGCGAGGCGGCCAGGCAGGCCCGGGCGAAGGGCGTACGCGCGCCGTTGTGGGTGGCGGCGTCGGTGGGCCCGTACGGGGCGATGCTCGCGGACGGTTCGGAGTACCGGGGCAGGTACGGGCTGAGCGTCGCCGAGCTCGAACGGTTCCACCGGCCCCGGCTGGAGGTACTGGCCGAGGCGGGTCCCGACGTCCTCGCCCTTGAGACCGTGCCCGACGCCGACGAGGCACGGGCGCTCCTGCGGGCGGTGCGCGGGCTCGGCGTACCGGCGTGGCTGTCCTACAGCGTCGCCGGGGGCCGGACGCGGGCCGGGCAGCCGCTGGAGGAGGCCTTCGCGCTCGCCGCCGACGCCGACGAGGTGATCGCGGTCGGCGTCAACTGCTGTGCCCCCGACGACGTGGGCGCCGCGGTGGAGGCCGCCGCACGCGTCACCGGCAAGCCGGTCGTGGTCTACCCGAACAGCGGCGAGACCTGGGACGCGGGGGCACGCGCCTGGACCGGCCGCTCCACCTTCACTCCCGAACAGGTCGGCGGCTGGGAGCGGGCCGGGGCCCGGCTGATCGGCGGGTGCTGCCGCGTCGGGCCGACGGCGATCACCGCGATCGCGGAAGCGCTTGCCCCACTTGCCTCACTCGACGCACCGGGCTCACTCGATTCGCCCAACTCGTTCGATTCGCCCGACTCGCTCGACTCCGCGTGA
- a CDS encoding SDR family oxidoreductase: protein MSETKTALVTGANKGIGYEIAAGLGALGYRVGVGARDEERRGSAVAKLRAAGVDAFGVPLDVTADRSVTDAAALVERQAGRLDVLVNNAGISGEMGPGWVQDPTALDLDLVRTVVETNVLGVIRVTNAMLPLLRRSTSPRIVNVSSSVASLTRQADPDIEIGPVMAAYSPSKSFLNAVTVQYARQFADTGILINAACPGLVATDFTGFQGPRTPEQGAATAIRLATLPDGGPTGSFFEDDGVIPW from the coding sequence ATGAGCGAAACGAAGACCGCGCTGGTGACCGGCGCGAACAAGGGAATCGGGTACGAGATCGCGGCAGGGCTCGGCGCCCTCGGGTACCGCGTGGGTGTGGGGGCCCGGGACGAGGAGCGTCGAGGGAGTGCCGTTGCGAAGCTGCGCGCCGCCGGGGTGGACGCGTTCGGGGTTCCGCTGGACGTGACCGCCGACCGGAGCGTCACCGATGCCGCCGCACTGGTCGAACGGCAGGCCGGGCGCCTGGACGTCCTGGTCAACAACGCCGGTATCTCGGGGGAGATGGGCCCCGGGTGGGTGCAGGACCCGACCGCGCTCGACCTGGACCTGGTCCGCACGGTCGTGGAGACCAACGTCCTCGGCGTCATCCGCGTGACCAACGCGATGCTGCCCCTGCTGCGGCGCTCGACGTCGCCACGGATCGTCAACGTCTCCAGTTCCGTCGCCTCCCTGACCCGGCAGGCGGACCCGGACATCGAGATAGGCCCCGTCATGGCGGCCTACTCGCCGTCGAAGTCGTTCCTCAACGCCGTCACCGTGCAGTACGCCCGGCAGTTCGCCGATACGGGCATCCTGATCAACGCCGCCTGCCCGGGCCTGGTCGCGACCGACTTCACCGGCTTCCAGGGACCCCGTACCCCTGAGCAGGGCGCGGCCACGGCGATCCGGCTCGCCACACTGCCCGACGGCGGCCCGACCGGTTCGTTCTTCGAGGACGACGGCGTCATTCCCTGGTGA
- a CDS encoding LysR family transcriptional regulator encodes MDTLETREMRYFVAVAEELHFGRAAERLGMAQPPLSRAIQQLERRLGVRLLDRDRRGVSLTDAGEVLLHESRAALDATAAAARRTRRAGGADRPDGARSRLVLAVKAAGSHELLQKLLDAYAAEPDAAEIEVLLCGICEQGGLLRDGRADVALMHAPFNSLAGFDSEELLTEGQIAILPAGHPLAARRTLSLADIADVPDLPFARWPSDGAYPPGPGPEVHDLTQLAQLIALGRTVAAFPDSARAWLWAEHTAVPLTDAPPVVTHIAWPAHSHSLALAALIRTATRL; translated from the coding sequence ATGGACACCTTGGAGACCCGGGAGATGAGGTACTTCGTCGCCGTCGCCGAGGAACTGCACTTCGGCCGTGCCGCCGAGCGCCTCGGCATGGCGCAGCCGCCGCTGTCCCGGGCGATCCAGCAGCTCGAACGGCGCCTCGGCGTACGGCTGTTGGACCGCGACCGCCGCGGTGTCTCCCTGACCGACGCGGGAGAGGTGCTGCTGCACGAGAGTCGCGCGGCCCTCGACGCGACCGCGGCCGCCGCTCGCCGCACGCGTCGCGCCGGTGGCGCCGACAGACCGGACGGCGCCCGGAGTCGCCTGGTGCTGGCGGTGAAGGCCGCCGGATCCCACGAACTGCTGCAGAAGCTCCTCGACGCCTACGCGGCGGAGCCCGACGCCGCCGAGATCGAGGTGCTGCTGTGCGGCATCTGCGAGCAGGGAGGGCTGCTGCGCGACGGCCGTGCCGATGTGGCGCTCATGCACGCGCCGTTCAACTCCCTCGCCGGGTTCGACAGCGAGGAACTGCTGACCGAGGGCCAGATCGCCATCCTGCCCGCCGGTCACCCCCTCGCCGCGCGCAGGACCTTGTCCCTGGCGGACATCGCCGATGTCCCCGACCTCCCGTTCGCCCGCTGGCCCAGCGACGGCGCGTACCCGCCAGGACCGGGCCCCGAGGTCCACGACCTGACACAACTCGCCCAGCTGATCGCCCTCGGCCGCACGGTGGCCGCCTTCCCCGACTCGGCCCGCGCCTGGCTGTGGGCAGAGCACACGGCAGTCCCCCTGACCGACGCACCCCCGGTCGTCACCCACATAGCCTGGCCCGCCCACAGCCACTCCCTGGCCCTCGCCGCCCTGATCCGCACGGCGACACGGCTGTGA
- a CDS encoding VOC family protein, whose protein sequence is MTPRFDLIGLVVSDMAASLTFYRRLGLEFPEGSEKQPHVEANLPGGLRFALDTEDTIRSFHPDWHPPTGAGRVGLAFACDGPADVDATYEELVAAGYKSELKPWNADWGMRYAVVLDPDGNGVDLFAPLSSAP, encoded by the coding sequence ATGACTCCACGATTCGACCTCATCGGCCTCGTCGTCTCCGACATGGCCGCCTCCCTGACCTTCTACCGCCGCCTGGGACTCGAATTCCCCGAGGGCTCCGAGAAACAGCCGCATGTCGAGGCGAACCTGCCCGGCGGCCTGCGCTTCGCCCTCGACACGGAGGACACGATCCGCTCCTTCCACCCCGACTGGCACCCGCCGACGGGTGCGGGGAGGGTCGGGCTGGCCTTCGCGTGCGACGGCCCCGCGGACGTCGACGCCACGTACGAGGAGCTGGTGGCCGCCGGCTACAAGTCCGAACTCAAGCCCTGGAACGCAGACTGGGGCATGCGCTACGCCGTGGTACTCGACCCGGACGGCAACGGCGTGGACCTGTTCGCACCGTTGAGCAGCGCCCCGTAA
- a CDS encoding helix-turn-helix domain-containing protein, which yields MAESYVDVSYVEVSPDPYRERAARLPGAVVWTRTAVPGDCAPVLPDGCMDLLWTEGRLFVAGPDTRAYMGDASGVTRFAGVRFFPGTAPAYLGVPAHELRDRRVDLADLWSAGAVRRLTERVDAAADPAAELEALAVARAGDVDPPDPWVRGAVAGLAAGRSVASVAEAVGWSERQLHRRARGVFGYGPKTLARILRLQRALGLARDGVPLADTAVRAGFADQAHLARDVRELAGAPLGELLRR from the coding sequence GTGGCCGAGTCGTACGTGGACGTGTCGTACGTGGAGGTGTCGCCGGACCCGTATCGGGAGCGGGCGGCGCGGCTCCCGGGCGCGGTCGTCTGGACCCGTACCGCCGTGCCGGGCGACTGCGCGCCGGTGCTGCCCGACGGGTGCATGGACCTGCTGTGGACCGAGGGGCGGCTCTTCGTCGCCGGGCCCGACACCCGCGCGTACATGGGCGACGCGTCAGGTGTCACCCGGTTCGCGGGCGTCCGGTTCTTCCCCGGGACTGCGCCCGCCTATCTCGGCGTCCCGGCGCACGAACTGCGCGACCGGCGCGTCGACCTCGCGGATCTGTGGAGCGCGGGGGCTGTCCGGCGGCTGACCGAGCGGGTGGACGCGGCGGCCGATCCCGCCGCCGAGCTGGAAGCCCTGGCCGTTGCTCGGGCGGGCGATGTCGATCCGCCCGATCCGTGGGTGCGCGGCGCTGTCGCGGGACTGGCCGCGGGACGTTCCGTCGCCTCGGTCGCGGAGGCGGTGGGGTGGAGCGAGCGGCAGTTGCACCGGCGGGCGCGGGGCGTCTTCGGCTACGGGCCGAAGACGCTGGCCAGGATTCTGCGCCTGCAGCGGGCACTGGGGCTGGCGCGGGACGGGGTGCCTCTGGCGGACACCGCCGTGCGGGCCGGTTTCGCCGATCAGGCTCACCTGGCGCGTGACGTACGGGAGTTGGCGGGGGCGCCGTTGGGTGAGCTGTTGCGGCGTTGA
- a CDS encoding AraC family transcriptional regulator — protein MDALAGLLEGPRARGAFMIRACFEPPWSLRIEDRAPLTVMLMVRGHAWIMPEDGERVRLRAGDLAIARGPDPYTCADDPSTVPQAVILPNQVCTYPDGRSLKGRMDLGVRTWGARLDGSMVMLIGTYPMNGEVSGRLLDALPALLSLPSDVWECPLTPLIMEEIVRDEPGQEVVLDRLLDLLVIAALRAWFSRPEAEAPAWYQALADPVVGRVLRLLQDDPAYPWTVASLAAKAGVSRAALARRFSELVGEPPMTYLTGWRLALAADRLRGTEDTLEAIARQVGYGSAFALSSAFKRVYGVSPQEHRTRAA, from the coding sequence ATGGACGCACTCGCAGGCCTTCTGGAAGGTCCACGCGCGCGTGGCGCCTTCATGATCCGAGCGTGTTTCGAGCCGCCCTGGTCCCTGCGCATCGAGGACCGTGCCCCGCTCACCGTCATGCTCATGGTGCGCGGGCACGCCTGGATCATGCCCGAGGACGGGGAGCGGGTGCGGTTGCGGGCCGGTGACCTCGCCATCGCGCGCGGACCCGACCCGTACACCTGCGCCGACGACCCGTCGACCGTGCCCCAGGCGGTGATCCTGCCGAACCAGGTGTGCACCTACCCGGACGGCCGTTCCCTGAAGGGCCGGATGGACCTGGGTGTCCGTACCTGGGGTGCGCGGCTCGACGGCTCGATGGTGATGCTGATCGGGACGTATCCGATGAACGGCGAGGTCAGCGGGCGGCTGCTGGACGCGCTGCCGGCGCTGCTGTCCCTGCCCTCCGACGTGTGGGAGTGCCCGCTCACCCCGCTGATCATGGAGGAGATCGTGCGGGACGAGCCCGGCCAGGAGGTCGTCCTCGACCGGCTGCTCGACCTGCTGGTCATCGCCGCGCTGCGGGCCTGGTTCTCCCGCCCCGAGGCCGAGGCGCCCGCCTGGTACCAGGCTCTGGCCGACCCCGTCGTGGGCCGGGTCCTGCGGCTCCTCCAGGACGATCCGGCATACCCCTGGACGGTCGCCTCCCTCGCCGCGAAGGCCGGCGTCTCACGGGCCGCGCTCGCCCGCCGCTTCAGCGAACTCGTGGGCGAACCCCCGATGACATACCTGACCGGCTGGCGCCTCGCCCTCGCCGCCGACCGGCTGCGCGGCACCGAGGACACCCTGGAGGCGATCGCCCGCCAGGTCGGCTACGGCAGCGCCTTCGCCCTGTCCAGCGCGTTCAAGCGGGTCTACGGAGTCAGCCCCCAGGAACACCGGACGAGGGCGGCGTAG
- a CDS encoding NmrA family NAD(P)-binding protein gives MTENTRNETVLVTGASGKTGRQVAESAKAAGFDVRAASRSSEVRFDWYDSSTWAEALRGADAAYLAYTPDIGAPGAAENIGALARQAQELGVRRLVMLSARGEQQAEPAERALRESGAEWTVVQADWFFQNFSEGLLLEGVQSGEFVFPAGEVKVPFIDTRDLADVVVKALTDSSYAGRTLEVTGARLLSFREAMAEITAAAGREIRYVPVSTKEYGAILAGFGLPPEEVAFMEEVFDGLLDGGNARSTETVRQVLGRAPRDFTDFARELAATGVWKG, from the coding sequence ATGACGGAAAACACGCGGAACGAGACGGTGTTGGTGACGGGGGCCTCGGGCAAGACGGGGCGTCAGGTGGCGGAGTCCGCGAAGGCCGCCGGGTTCGATGTACGGGCCGCTTCGCGCAGCAGCGAGGTGCGCTTCGACTGGTACGACAGCTCGACCTGGGCGGAGGCGCTGCGCGGCGCGGACGCGGCGTATCTGGCGTACACGCCGGACATCGGCGCGCCGGGTGCCGCGGAGAACATCGGCGCCCTCGCGCGGCAGGCCCAGGAGCTCGGGGTGCGTCGTCTGGTGATGCTGTCGGCGCGCGGCGAGCAGCAGGCGGAGCCGGCCGAGCGGGCGCTGCGCGAGTCGGGTGCCGAGTGGACGGTCGTGCAGGCCGACTGGTTCTTCCAGAACTTCAGCGAGGGCCTGCTGCTGGAGGGTGTGCAGAGCGGTGAGTTCGTGTTCCCCGCCGGCGAGGTGAAGGTGCCGTTCATCGACACCCGGGACCTCGCGGACGTGGTCGTGAAGGCGCTGACGGACTCCTCGTACGCGGGCCGGACCCTGGAGGTCACGGGGGCGCGGCTGCTCTCGTTCCGGGAGGCCATGGCGGAGATCACCGCCGCGGCGGGCCGGGAGATCCGTTACGTGCCGGTGTCGACGAAGGAGTACGGGGCGATCCTGGCCGGGTTCGGGCTGCCGCCCGAGGAGGTCGCGTTCATGGAGGAGGTCTTCGACGGGCTGCTCGACGGCGGCAACGCCCGGTCCACGGAGACCGTCCGGCAGGTTCTGGGGCGCGCGCCGCGCGATTTCACGGACTTCGCGCGGGAGCTCGCGGCGACCGGCGTGTGGAAGGGCTGA